A window of Oncorhynchus kisutch isolate 150728-3 linkage group LG10, Okis_V2, whole genome shotgun sequence contains these coding sequences:
- the pde4ba gene encoding cAMP-specific 3',5'-cyclic phosphodiesterase 4B isoform X4, whose product MPEVNYLLSVSWGYIKFKRMLNRELTHLSEMSRSGNQVSEFISNTFLDKQNDMDMPSVTPKEKAGREKKKKQQLMMTQISGVKKVSHGPSLSSSSISRFGVKTDKEDMLSKELEDLNKWGLNIFTVSEYSEHRPLTCIMYAIFQERDLLKTFKIPTETFVAYMMTLEDHYHGDVAYHNSLHAADVAQSTHILLSTPALDAVFSDLEILAAIFAAAIHDVDHPGVSNQFLINTNSELALMYNDESVLENHHLAVGFKLLQGDNCDIFQNLTKKQRQSLRKMVIDMVLATDMSKHMSLLADLKTMVETKKVTSSGVLLLDNYTDRIQVLRNMVHCADLSNPTKSLELYRQWTDRIMEEFFHQGDRERERGMEISPMCDKHTASVEKSQVGFIDYIVHPLWETWADLVHPDAQDILDTLEDNRNWYQSMIPQSPSPPWATEQGDQEGGEGGQGGDKFQFELTLEEEDSEGTEKDEQSQGDEEEEEEDSLGEASRSPVDYSDCQDPEESMVPTSSIEIITHDASPTDT is encoded by the exons ATGCCTGAAGTGAACTACCTGTTGTCTGTGTCTTGGGGTTACATTAAG TTCAAGAGAATGTTGAATCGGGAGCTGACACACCTATCAGAGATGAGTCGCTCCGGCAACCAGGTGTCCGAGTTCATCTCCAACACCTTTCTAG acAAACAGAACGACATGGACATGCCGTCGGTGACGCCCAAGGAGAAGGCCGGccgggagaagaagaagaagcagcagctgATGATGACTCAGATCAGTGGAGTGAAGAAGGTCTCTCACGGAccctccctctccagctcctccATCTCACGTTTCGGGGTCAAGACGGACAAGGAGGACATGCTCTCCAAGGAGCTGGAGGATCTGAATAAGTGGGGGTTGAACATCTTCACCGTGTCCGAGTACTCCGAACATAGACCGCTCACCTGTATCATGTACGCCATCTTCCAG GAGAGAGACCTGCTGAAGACGTTTAAGATCCCGACGGAGACGTTTGTGGCGTACATGATGACCCTGGAGGACCACTACCATGGAGACGTGGCCTACCACAACAGCCTCCACGCGGCAGATGTGGCCCAGTCCACACACATCCTGCTCTCCACCCCTGCCCTCGAC GCGGTCTTCAGCGATCTGGAGATCTTGGCGGCCATCTTTGCTGCAGCCATCCACGATGTCGACCACCCGGGGGTGTCCAACCAGTTCCTCATCAATACCA ACTCTGAGCTGGCCCTGATGTACAACGATGAGTCCGTCTTAGAGAACCATCACCTGGCTGTGGGCTTCAAGCTGCTCCAGGGGGACAACTGTGACATCTTCCAGAACCTGACCAAGAAGCAGAGGCAGAGCCTGAGGAAGATGGTCATCGACATGGTCCTGGCCACTGACATGTCCAAGCACATGAGTCTGTTAGCGGACCTGAAGACCATGGTGGAGACCAAGAAGGTGACCAGCTCTGGGGTCCTGCTGCTGGACAACTACACCGACAGAATACAG GTGCTGAGGAACATGGTTCACTGTGCTGACCTGAGTAACCCGACCAAGTCCCTGGAGCTGTACCGTCAGTGGACCGACCGCATCATGGAGGAGTTCTTCcaccagggagacagggagagggagagaggcatggaAATCAGCCCCATGTGTGACAAACACACCGCTTCAGTAGAGAAAAGCCAG gtggGCTTCATAGATTACATTGTCCACCCTCTGTGGGAGACTTGGGCTGACCTGGTTCACCCTGACGCCCAGGACATCCTGGACACTCTGGAGGACAACAGGAACTGGTACCAGAGCATGATCCCCCAGAGCCCCTCTCCTCCTTGGGCCACAGAGCAGGGGGATCAGGAGGGAGGCGAAGGGGGCCAGGGGGGAGACAAGTTCCAGTTTGAACTCACCCTGGAGGAGGAGGACTCTGAGGGTAcagagaaagatgaacagagccagggggatgaggaggaggaggaagaggatagtcTGGGAGAGGCGTCTCGGTCTCCGGTAGACTACTCGGACTGTCAGGACCCCGAGGAATCCATGGTGCCCACGTCGTCCATAGAGATCATTACCCACGATGCATCACCCACAGACACATAA
- the pde4ba gene encoding cAMP-specific 3',5'-cyclic phosphodiesterase 4B isoform X3 — translation MGACCLEKKERQLGKLNGWRKFKRMLNRELTHLSEMSRSGNQVSEFISNTFLDKQNDMDMPSVTPKEKAGREKKKKQQLMMTQISGVKKVSHGPSLSSSSISRFGVKTDKEDMLSKELEDLNKWGLNIFTVSEYSEHRPLTCIMYAIFQERDLLKTFKIPTETFVAYMMTLEDHYHGDVAYHNSLHAADVAQSTHILLSTPALDAVFSDLEILAAIFAAAIHDVDHPGVSNQFLINTNSELALMYNDESVLENHHLAVGFKLLQGDNCDIFQNLTKKQRQSLRKMVIDMVLATDMSKHMSLLADLKTMVETKKVTSSGVLLLDNYTDRIQVLRNMVHCADLSNPTKSLELYRQWTDRIMEEFFHQGDRERERGMEISPMCDKHTASVEKSQVGFIDYIVHPLWETWADLVHPDAQDILDTLEDNRNWYQSMIPQSPSPPWATEQGDQEGGEGGQGGDKFQFELTLEEEDSEGTEKDEQSQGDEEEEEEDSLGEASRSPVDYSDCQDPEESMVPTSSIEIITHDASPTDT, via the exons TTCAAGAGAATGTTGAATCGGGAGCTGACACACCTATCAGAGATGAGTCGCTCCGGCAACCAGGTGTCCGAGTTCATCTCCAACACCTTTCTAG acAAACAGAACGACATGGACATGCCGTCGGTGACGCCCAAGGAGAAGGCCGGccgggagaagaagaagaagcagcagctgATGATGACTCAGATCAGTGGAGTGAAGAAGGTCTCTCACGGAccctccctctccagctcctccATCTCACGTTTCGGGGTCAAGACGGACAAGGAGGACATGCTCTCCAAGGAGCTGGAGGATCTGAATAAGTGGGGGTTGAACATCTTCACCGTGTCCGAGTACTCCGAACATAGACCGCTCACCTGTATCATGTACGCCATCTTCCAG GAGAGAGACCTGCTGAAGACGTTTAAGATCCCGACGGAGACGTTTGTGGCGTACATGATGACCCTGGAGGACCACTACCATGGAGACGTGGCCTACCACAACAGCCTCCACGCGGCAGATGTGGCCCAGTCCACACACATCCTGCTCTCCACCCCTGCCCTCGAC GCGGTCTTCAGCGATCTGGAGATCTTGGCGGCCATCTTTGCTGCAGCCATCCACGATGTCGACCACCCGGGGGTGTCCAACCAGTTCCTCATCAATACCA ACTCTGAGCTGGCCCTGATGTACAACGATGAGTCCGTCTTAGAGAACCATCACCTGGCTGTGGGCTTCAAGCTGCTCCAGGGGGACAACTGTGACATCTTCCAGAACCTGACCAAGAAGCAGAGGCAGAGCCTGAGGAAGATGGTCATCGACATGGTCCTGGCCACTGACATGTCCAAGCACATGAGTCTGTTAGCGGACCTGAAGACCATGGTGGAGACCAAGAAGGTGACCAGCTCTGGGGTCCTGCTGCTGGACAACTACACCGACAGAATACAG GTGCTGAGGAACATGGTTCACTGTGCTGACCTGAGTAACCCGACCAAGTCCCTGGAGCTGTACCGTCAGTGGACCGACCGCATCATGGAGGAGTTCTTCcaccagggagacagggagagggagagaggcatggaAATCAGCCCCATGTGTGACAAACACACCGCTTCAGTAGAGAAAAGCCAG gtggGCTTCATAGATTACATTGTCCACCCTCTGTGGGAGACTTGGGCTGACCTGGTTCACCCTGACGCCCAGGACATCCTGGACACTCTGGAGGACAACAGGAACTGGTACCAGAGCATGATCCCCCAGAGCCCCTCTCCTCCTTGGGCCACAGAGCAGGGGGATCAGGAGGGAGGCGAAGGGGGCCAGGGGGGAGACAAGTTCCAGTTTGAACTCACCCTGGAGGAGGAGGACTCTGAGGGTAcagagaaagatgaacagagccagggggatgaggaggaggaggaagaggatagtcTGGGAGAGGCGTCTCGGTCTCCGGTAGACTACTCGGACTGTCAGGACCCCGAGGAATCCATGGTGCCCACGTCGTCCATAGAGATCATTACCCACGATGCATCACCCACAGACACATAA